From Hippoglossus stenolepis isolate QCI-W04-F060 chromosome 6, HSTE1.2, whole genome shotgun sequence, a single genomic window includes:
- the LOC118111487 gene encoding LOW QUALITY PROTEIN: tubulin alpha chain (The sequence of the model RefSeq protein was modified relative to this genomic sequence to represent the inferred CDS: inserted 10 bases in 8 codons; deleted 2 bases in 1 codon) — MRECISIHVGQAGVQIGNACWELYCLEHGIQPDGQMPSDKTIGGGDDSFNTFFSETEQESTXPRAVFVDLEPTVIDEVRSGTYRQLFHPEQLITGKEDAANNYARGHYTIGKEIIDQVLDRIRKLADQCTGLQGFLVFHSFGGGTGSGFTSLLMERLSVDYGKKSKLEFSIYPXPQVSTAVVEPYNSILTTHTTLGHXICAFMVDNEAIYDICRRNLDIERPSYTNLNRLISQIVSSITASLRLXWRLNVDLTEFQTNLVPXSRIHFPLATYAPXISAEKAYHEQLTVSEITNACLSPANQLVKCDPXTGKYMACCLLYRGDVVPKDVNXAIATIKTKRTIQFVDWCPTGFKVGINYQPPTVVPGGDLAKVQRAVCMLSNTTAIAEAWARLDHKFDLMYAKRAFVHWYVGEGMEEGEFSEAREDMAALEKDYEEVGADSLGEDDDEEGEEY, encoded by the exons CGTGAGTGCATCTCCATCCACGTTGGTCAGGCCGGTGTCCAGATCGGCAACGCCTGCTGGGAACTTTACTGCCTGGAACATGGGATCCAGCCTGATGGACAGATGCCAAGCGACAAGACCATCGGAGGAGGAGACGACTCCTTCAACACCTTCTTCAGTGAGACCGAGCAGGAAAGCAC CCCCAGAGCCGTCTTCGTCGACCTGGAGCCCACTGTCATCG ATGAAGTTCGCTCTGGAACCTACCGCCAGCTGTTCCACCCTGAGCAGCTGATCACTGGGAAGGAAGATGCTGCTAACAACTACGCCCGCGGACACTACACCATCGGCAAAGAGATCATTGACCAGGTGCTGGACAGGATCCGCAAACTG gCCGACCAGTGCACTGGTCTTCAGGGCTTCCTGGTCTTCCACAGCTTCGGAGGTGGCACCGGCTCTGGCTTCACCTCCCTGCTGATGGAGCGTCTGTCCGTCGACTACGGCAAGAAGTCCAAGCTGGAGTTCTCCATCTACC GCCCCCAGGTGTCCACCGCTGTGGTGGAGCCCTACAACTCCATCCTGACCACCCACACCACCCTGGGGC TGATCTGTGCCTTCATGGTAGATAACGAGGCCATCTACGATATCTGCCGCAGGAACCTGGACATCGAACGTCCCTCCTACACCAACCTGAACAGGCTGATCAGTCAGATCGTGTCCTCCATCACTGCTTCCCTCCGTTT ATGGCGCCTCAACGTGGATCTGACCGAGTTCCAGACCAACTTGGTGC GATCCCGTATCCACTTCCCTCTGGCCACCTACGCCC TCATCTCTGCAGAGAAGGCCTACCACGAGCAATTAACAGTGTCTGAGATCACAAACGCCTGCTTGAGC CCTGCCAATCAGCTGGTGAAATGTGACC CCACAGGTAAGTACATGGCCTGCTGCCTCCTGTACCGTGGAGATGTGGTGCCCAAAGACGTCA CAGCCATCGCCACCATCAAGACCAAACGCACCATCCAGTTTGTGGACTGGTGTCCCACTGGATTCAAGGTCGGCATCAACTACCAGCCGCCCACTGTGGTTCCTGGTGGAGACCTGGCCAAGGTCCAGAGGGCCGTGTGCATGCTGAGCAACACCACCGCCATCGCTGAGGCCTGGGCTCGGCTCGACCACAAGTTTGATCTGATGTACGCCAAGAGGGCCTTCGTTCACTGGTATGTGGGTGAGGgtatggaggagggagagttctCCGAGGCCAGGGAGGACATGGCAGCTCTGGAGAAAGATTACGAGGAGGTCGGAGCTGATAGCTTgggagaggatgatgatgaggaaggggaggagtATTAA